In Akkermansia muciniphila ATCC BAA-835, the genomic stretch CGGAGATATCCAGGGTACATCCCGCCCTCCGCCTCCGGGAAGCAGCCCAGGATATCCGGCACATGTACGGCATGTTCCTCCAGGGCGGAGCGCAGGGCATTTCCATCGCTGTGGAACCGGAAGTATACGGCGGGTCATGGGACATGGTTTCCACTGTTTCCAGAATCAGTTCCATTCCCGTCATGGCGCGCGACGTGTTCATTCATCCCGCCATGATCTGCCAGGCCATCGTCTCGGGGGCGGATGCCGTCAATCTGGTGGCGGCCGCCCTGCCGGCAAAGGATTTGTCGGAGCTGTACCGCATGGCTTCCGGGCTGGGATTGGACGTGATGATGGAGGTCCATACCCTGAAGGAGCTTGAAACCGTCATGGATCTGGAAGCGGAATTCATCTGCATCAACAATGCAGACCCGCACACTCTCCAGGCCAATCCTGCAGTCACGGAGAAACTCATTGAAGAAATACCCGCCTCCGTCACTGTCCTGTCCGCAGGGGGCATCCGCACCGTGGAAGACGCGCGCCGCATGCTGGACGCAGGAGCCAATGGCGTCCTTCTCCAAGACGAACTTGCCCGCATGGATATTCCCCAGGATTTCATGGAGGCCATTCTGGCTCTCCGGACGGACTGAGTTTCCACTCCCTCTATATTATCATAGAAAAACATCTGCATCCGCATGGGGAAATGCGGGGCTGAAGAGATTGTCCCGTCCACTGCGGCAGGGCTTCGCGACCTGAGCTCCGTATCCGCCGCGTTTCCTTCCCGCCTTTCCCTGCCGTCTTTTCATGAAGCGGGCAAATCCTTCGCCCCGAATGCTCCGCGGATATGTCTGAATTCCGGAGGCATCCCTTCCCTGTACAGGACTTCCACAACATCGTAACGGGAATTCACCGGTTCCGGAAGCAGGCGAAGCCATTCCGCCGCTCCCCGGCGTATCAGCGCCCTTTTACGGGCATTCACAGCGCGGCGGGCACCTCCATAACCATTCCCCGTACGGGTTTTCACCTCCACAAAAACCAGGCACTCCCCTTCCCGGCACACAATGTCCAGCTCTCCGCCTCTGACGGGACGCCAGTTTCTCCTCAGGATAACGCACCCTTCCGCACGCAGGAAGGAGGCCGCAGCCAGTTCCCCGTACATTCCCAGCCATGCCGTATCCCGCTTACCCCTGCTCAGGGATGGACAGTTCCATTTGTGAAACCGGCGCAAACGAGCGGCGATGGAGCGGACAGGGCCCATGCCGCCGCAGAGCTTCCATGTGGGCTTTTGTGCCATATCCCTTGTGTTTTGCAAAACCATACTGCGGGTAGGAAGCGTCCGCTTCCATCATCATGCGGTCCCTCGTCACCTTGGCTAGAACGCTGGCGGCGGCTATGGAAAGGCTCCTGCCGTCCCCCTTTACAATGGCGCGGTGCGGCACAGGAAGCCCCTTGACAGGCAATCCATCCACCAGGCAGAAATCTGCACGCAGGGCCAGACCTTCCACCGCACGCGCCATCGCCAGATGAGTGGCCCTCAAAATGTTGAACCGGTCTATTTCTTCCACGGAAGCCACTCCTACGGAACACACCGCCTGTTCACACTCCAAAAGAGCCAGAAACAGGCGTTCCCTTTTTGCTGCGGTCAACTGCTTGGAATCGTTCAAACCGGTTAACTCCTCCGCCAGAACAGGCAAAATAACGGCGCCGGCTACCACGGGACCGGCCAACGGCCCGCGCCCGGCCTCATCCACTCCAGCCACGCAAAGAAAACCGGAGGCCCGGGCCTCCATCTCAAAACTCATATCCGGATGCGGTTTTTCCTTCATGGCGCTATTCCTCCTCCTGTTCCTCCGGAAGGCGGGCCAGCAGAATCTGCGTGATTCTCCTGCCGTCAGACCCCGTCACCACAGCCCGGTAGCGGCCAATCCGCAATTCCTCCCCTTCTTCCGGAATATAACCCATCCGGCTGATTACGTAACCGCCCAGCGTAGTAACGCCCGGACAATCCAAATCCATTTCAGGCAGGTAATCTGCCAGGTCAAACAGGGTAATAGCCCCATTGACGGCATATGTATCCTTGCCGGTTTTCACAAACTCCCGCATTTCCTCCTGGTCAAACTCGTCCTGAATGTCATCCCCCACAATCTGTTCCAGCACATCATCCAGGAATACCAGGCCGATAGAATCACCGAATTCATCCACTACCAGGGCAAAGTGGGCATGTTCTTTCAGAAAGAACGTGAGAAGGCTGTCCAGGGGCATCGTATCCGGCACCACGCGCAATTCACGCCGCACGCTCCTCAGATCCGGATTTTCCCGTCCTACCAGTTTGAGCAGATCTTTGACATGCACCCAGCCTTTCACTTCATCCAGGTGGTCTCCCTCCACCAGCGGAAACCGGGTGTGGCGGGATTTCCGGGCAAGCTCCCAGTTTTCCTCAAAGGGAGCCGTCAAATCCATCACATCCACTTCAGAGCGCGGGGTCATTACGTCCTTGACGCACATATCGTTCAGTTCAAGGGCATTTTTGGAAATTTCAGCCTCCTGCTTCGTCAGCTCGCGGGAACGTTCGCTTTCTTCCACCAGATACATCAATTCATCCGTGCTGTGCACCGTGCACGCCGTGGAACGGGGGTCTATGCCCAGCAGGTATTTCAGCACAAACCGCGCCATTCCGCCCGTCAGGCCAAGAATACCCGTATATCTGAACACCGTATAAAAGAAATACAGCAGGGGAACCGTCGCCAGGGCGGCCTTGTCCGGCTGGCGCATCGCCATAGCCTTGGGGATAAACTCCCCAAATACCACCTGGCAGCAGGCAAAGAAAATAAATGTAACGGCCAGAGCGATTCCGTAAACGGAAACCATGCCTCCCAATCCCAGGGAAACCAGAAAGGGAGCTGTCAGTTCCGATACAAAAAACGTTCCCAGGAATCCCAACGCCAGGGAAGAAAGCGTAATGCCCGCCTGGCAGGCGGCCAAATAAAGATCAGGATGCTTGGCAGCCTTCCGCGCCCGGGCCAGTTTTTTCCGAGTTCGGGCCGGAACACCTTCCCCGGCGTGCAGCTGGCTTTCACGAACCTTCATCAAGGCGAACTCGCCTGCCGCAAAAAACGCATTCAACAACAAAAAAAGGATAAAGCCGGCAACTGCCAGCATCATCCCACCCAGCGCCGGGCCTGCACCGGGCGCTTCAGCGGCCCCGAAGGCCGCAAGAATACTCAGAGGATCCGGATCATTCATTCTGATTCAAATAATATATTCGGAGAAGAAGGCAGAGATATTGCCCGGCACTTTGTCATCACAGTTTTTCATAAACGCCCTTGTCCCGGCGCTCCAGCACGGTGAATCCGGCAGCCTTGGCGTCTGAAACGGAAAGAGGCTTGGTCACCTCCGGCACATTAATGCGGCTGATGACCTTACGCACGGGATGCTTGCACACAAGGCATTTTTCAAGCGGAGCACGGTCCACGGGACGCCTCAACTCAAAACCGCGGCGGCACACCGGACAGGACTGTCCGGGGTCGTCAGGGTTTTCAGAAATATACTCGTATATGGGCATAGCAAAACGCTAGGCTAAATAAAAATCAGCCTAGCGTCAAAATCTTTATAAGGCTGCAACCTTTTCCTGTCCTTACCAGCTGGACTTGGTCACACCGGGAATCATGCCGGCATTGGCCAGTTCACGGAAGGAAATACGGGAAAGCTTGAAACGGCGGATAAATGCACGGCGGCGGCCGGAAACAAGGCAGCGGTTGACCGTACGGGTCGGGCTTGCATTGCGGGGCAGCATGGTTAAACCGATATAATCCTTCTCAGCCTTCAATTGCGCACGCAGTTCTGCATAGCGCTTGACGGTTTCAGCCTTTTTCTTGTCTCTTGCGATCCAGCTCTTCTTAGCCATAAGTTCGGCGGAATAAGTAGAGGGACGGGGATGAAAAATCAAGCGCTTTTTTTCGATTTTATCAAATTCAAGCCGTTTTCAATGTCATCCGACCTTTCCGGCGGTCTTTGCGCATGGAATTGAATACCTGTTTCTTTCACAAACATATCGCGTGAGGAGGCATCCGGAACATTCGCAACAGGATGGAAGAAGCTAATTTATTTAACTCTTCCTAACCATTATCTCCAACACCCCAGGAAACATATTTGAAAGAAGTTCATGCAAAATACCCCGCTCCCAGGGCTCGGAGGACATTTTCTGAAAATTTTTCTAGAAATATTCCGGCATGAAAACGGCGATCGGGCAGGGAAGCTCCGTCGTAAAAAACGGCCCTTATCTCCGTCCCTGCAGTAAATATTGAAGAAAAAAGACATGGGGAGTTCTGCCTACACGCACCGCCTGTTTCAGATCCATTGCGCAATCAAATTCATCATCAGGGAGGACAGGACCGGGAACTGCACCATTTACGCAGACTGGCGGCGGAACCGTTCACCGGACAGGCTTCAGCTGGGAATTTCCGTGAGAGTATGCAAAAAGAACGCAAGATATGGCTATCTTTATATAGGAAAGCGGCTGTTTCACTCCTGTTCCGGATGATGGCCGAAGATTGCCGGATTCATGAACGGAAACCGGAAAGGGCCGACATTTTCAGCATTTTGTACGGAGTGCCGTTTTCCAATGGGTTCCGGTAAAAATCCCGAGTAAATTCCGGAAAAAGCTGTGGAAGAAATGAGCGTTGCTTTCCCCGGTAAGGCCGGTTCATCTCCGCTTGGAACCGTTTCATCAAAGCAGTCTCCGGCGGCTCCGGGAAAAAGCCCGCGGCGAAACATGATTTTGTCCTTTCCTCCGGGGGGGGAATGGGGCATCATGCCGCCGCACACTAATCATTGACGTACATGAAAATCGTAGTTGCATACTCTGGCGGCCTTGACACCTCCGTTCTTCTGAAGTGGCTCAAGGAAAAATATAATGCCGAAATCATCGCCTACTGCGCAGACGTAGGACAAGCGGAAGAACTGGACGGACTGGAAGCCAAAGCCCTGGCGACGGGCGCCTCCAAGTGCTTCATCGGCGACCTTAAGGAAGACTTCGCCACCAACTACATCTTCCCGATGATACAGGCCAACGCCCTTTACGAAGGCCGCTACCTGCTGGGAACCTCCATCGCCCGCCCCTGCATTTCCAAAGACATGGTGGATCTGGCCATCCGGGAAGGCGCGGACGCCATCGCCCACGGCGCCACCGGCAAGGGGAACGACCAGGTCCGCTTTGAACTGGCCGTCAATGCCCTGGCTCCGAACATCAAGGTCATCGCCCCGTGGCGCGATCCCGAATTCCGCCAGCAGTTCCCGGGCCGCACGGAAATGATCGCCTACGCGGAATCCCACGGCATCCCGATCCGGCAGTCTCTGAAAAAGCCTTATTCCATGGACCGCAACCTGCTTCACATTTCCTTTGAAGCCGGGATGCTGGAAGATACCTGGTACGACGGCACCACCCCCGCCGACCGTGAAATGTACAAGCTTTCCGTTTCCCCGGAAGATGCTCCGGACCAGGCCGAATACATCCAGCTCCTGTATGAAAAGGGCAATGTCATCGGCATCCAGTACGATGGTCTCGACGTTCTGCTGAAAGAACTGGGCGTCAACCCGAAAGGAGAACGCGACGGGTATACCCTGCTCAGCCCCCTGGGCGTCATGTACGTGCTGAACGCCCTGGGCGGCAAGCATGGCATCGGCCGCGTGGATATCGTAGAAAACCGCTTTGTGGGCATGAAGAGCCGCGGCATTTATGAAACTCCCGGCGGCACCATCCTGCTGGCGGCCCACCGCGATATTGAAACAATTACAATTGATCGGGAAGTGCAAAAGGTGCGCGACTCCCTCATCCCGGAATACGCTACGCTGGTTTACAACGGCTTCTGGTTTGCACCGGAACGCGAGGCCATCCAGGCCCTGGTAACCAAATCCCAGGAAACCGTCAACGGGGAAGTACGCCTGAAGCTTTACAAGGGCAACGTCATGTACGCCGGACGCCGTTCCCCGCAGTCCCTGTATTCCGAAGAAATCGCCACGATGGAAGGCGGCCACGAGGAACTGTACAACCAGAACGACGCGGAAGGGTTCATCCACCTCAACGGATTGCGCCTGAAGCAATTCAGCCGCGTCAACAAACCCTACGGCAATTAAGCGCCCGTAACGGTACCACTCTTTATCAAACCGTCCGGAAAAGGTATTCCGGACGGTTTTTTCTTTGCAATAACCTTTTCCTTTCCTGCGTAGTGACCGTTATGGGATTTCTTTCACACGCATTTCTGGCGGCTGCATTTTCGCTCTCTCCGTTTTTGGCATCCGCCGCGGCCTTCAAACCCAATATCATTTTTATTTACGCAGATGACCTGGGCATGGGCATGCTGGGCTGCTATGGCCAGGAAATCGTGAAAACACCCAATATCGACCGCCTGGCCAGCCAGGGCATCATGTTCACCCGGTGCTACAGCAGCCAATATTGCTGCCCGGCGCGCGCTTCCCTGCTTATGGGCGTGCACGACAGCCACTCCCATTCCTACACCCAGACGGCGGGAGCCCTGGTCATCACGGCGGAACGGAAAGGCTGGTCCAATGAGCAACTGGAAGAGAAAGCGGCACGGGCAGCACGCATCAAGGCCGCCGAGGGAGAAGTGTTCCTCCCGGAATTGCTGAAAAAGGCCGGATACGTCACGGGACAGTTCGGCAAGCTGGAATGGGGATTCACCACCTGGCACGGAGAATTGAAAAGACACGGCTGGGACCGCTATGTAGGGTACATGGACCATCAAAGGGCCCATGGCTTTTATCCCTCCTTCCTCTGGAAAGACGGCGAACGCCTCCCCCTGAAAGGCAACACCCACGCCGACGGAGGCAAAACCCCGGAAGACTACAGTCCGGGAGCCACAGAAAAACGAAGAGGCAACAGGGAAGGTAAAGTCACCTACGCTCCGGACGTGATGCTGGCGGAAACCCTTCGTTTCATGGAGGAAAACCGGAACAAGCCCATGTTCATCTTTTTTTCCACCAACCTTCCCCACGGCCCGGTAGATATTCCTCCGGAAGAAAACACGTACGCGGGCTCCCCCTCCATCCGTCAGGCCTATGGCAATGCCAGCGGAACCAACAGGGAATGCTCCGGAGCGGCAGAAGAATACGCTTCCATGGTGGACAAGCTGGACAGGCAGGTCGGAGCCATCGTGGACCAGGTGCGCAAGCTGGGCCTGGACAAGCGCACCATTATCATTTTCAGTTCCGACAACGGGCATGAACTTTACTACCGTACAGATAAAGGCCGCGGCCGCGGGCCGGACTGAAATGGACCAGCCATGAAGGAGGCATCCGCGTTCCCCTCATCATTTCCTGGCCCGGCACACTGCCCTATGGGAAGGTCTGCCACAGCCTGGTGGCCAATTACGACCATATGGCCTCTTTCGCCGATCTTGCGGGGGTCCGCATGCCGGAAGGTAAAGATGCCGTTTCCTATATAGATATACTGTCCGGCAACTCCGCCAGGCAGCGCGATTATGTGGTCGTGGATCACACCGTCATCACGGGGGACGGCTGGAAGCTTACGCAAAAACAAAATAAACCGTTCCTCTTTCAAATAGGCAAGGACCCTGAAGAAAGACATAATCTTGCGGAAACAAGGAAAGACCAGCTGGAAAAACTCCGGGCCATTTACAGGAAGGAAGTGGGCAGCCCCAGAAAAGACAGGTGAAATCCGGAGCTGGCCCGGCATCCTCCTTTTTCCGCCGGGCGTTTTTGCAGGTTGAAACCTGAACGTTCCGCATGTAGAGTTCCCC encodes the following:
- a CDS encoding YraN family protein, whose product is MYGELAAASFLRAEGCVILRRNWRPVRGGELDIVCREGECLVFVEVKTRTGNGYGGARRAVNARKRALIRRGAAEWLRLLPEPVNSRYDVVEVLYREGMPPEFRHIRGAFGAKDLPAS
- a CDS encoding sulfatase-like hydrolase/transferase; the encoded protein is MGFLSHAFLAAAFSLSPFLASAAAFKPNIIFIYADDLGMGMLGCYGQEIVKTPNIDRLASQGIMFTRCYSSQYCCPARASLLMGVHDSHSHSYTQTAGALVITAERKGWSNEQLEEKAARAARIKAAEGEVFLPELLKKAGYVTGQFGKLEWGFTTWHGELKRHGWDRYVGYMDHQRAHGFYPSFLWKDGERLPLKGNTHADGGKTPEDYSPGATEKRRGNREGKVTYAPDVMLAETLRFMEENRNKPMFIFFSTNLPHGPVDIPPEENTYAGSPSIRQAYGNASGTNRECSGAAEEYASMVDKLDRQVGAIVDQVRKLGLDKRTIIIFSSDNGHELYYRTDKGRGRGPD
- a CDS encoding indole-3-glycerol-phosphate synthase produces the protein MDYLNSILERKRADLKKLLPLEGKLRASAIQRNDYAGFRTAADLGETRLSVIPEISRVHPALRLREAAQDIRHMYGMFLQGGAQGISIAVEPEVYGGSWDMVSTVSRISSIPVMARDVFIHPAMICQAIVSGADAVNLVAAALPAKDLSELYRMASGLGLDVMMEVHTLKELETVMDLEAEFICINNADPHTLQANPAVTEKLIEEIPASVTVLSAGGIRTVEDARRMLDAGANGVLLQDELARMDIPQDFMEAILALRTD
- a CDS encoding ribonuclease HII: MSFEMEARASGFLCVAGVDEAGRGPLAGPVVAGAVILPVLAEELTGLNDSKQLTAAKRERLFLALLECEQAVCSVGVASVEEIDRFNILRATHLAMARAVEGLALRADFCLVDGLPVKGLPVPHRAIVKGDGRSLSIAAASVLAKVTRDRMMMEADASYPQYGFAKHKGYGTKAHMEALRRHGPCPLHRRSFAPVSQMELSIPEQG
- a CDS encoding argininosuccinate synthase — translated: MKIVVAYSGGLDTSVLLKWLKEKYNAEIIAYCADVGQAEELDGLEAKALATGASKCFIGDLKEDFATNYIFPMIQANALYEGRYLLGTSIARPCISKDMVDLAIREGADAIAHGATGKGNDQVRFELAVNALAPNIKVIAPWRDPEFRQQFPGRTEMIAYAESHGIPIRQSLKKPYSMDRNLLHISFEAGMLEDTWYDGTTPADREMYKLSVSPEDAPDQAEYIQLLYEKGNVIGIQYDGLDVLLKELGVNPKGERDGYTLLSPLGVMYVLNALGGKHGIGRVDIVENRFVGMKSRGIYETPGGTILLAAHRDIETITIDREVQKVRDSLIPEYATLVYNGFWFAPEREAIQALVTKSQETVNGEVRLKLYKGNVMYAGRRSPQSLYSEEIATMEGGHEELYNQNDAEGFIHLNGLRLKQFSRVNKPYGN
- a CDS encoding sulfatase/phosphatase domain-containing protein, with product MRVPLIISWPGTLPYGKVCHSLVANYDHMASFADLAGVRMPEGKDAVSYIDILSGNSARQRDYVVVDHTVITGDGWKLTQKQNKPFLFQIGKDPEERHNLAETRKDQLEKLRAIYRKEVGSPRKDR
- a CDS encoding hemolysin family protein; protein product: MNDPDPLSILAAFGAAEAPGAGPALGGMMLAVAGFILFLLLNAFFAAGEFALMKVRESQLHAGEGVPARTRKKLARARKAAKHPDLYLAACQAGITLSSLALGFLGTFFVSELTAPFLVSLGLGGMVSVYGIALAVTFIFFACCQVVFGEFIPKAMAMRQPDKAALATVPLLYFFYTVFRYTGILGLTGGMARFVLKYLLGIDPRSTACTVHSTDELMYLVEESERSRELTKQEAEISKNALELNDMCVKDVMTPRSEVDVMDLTAPFEENWELARKSRHTRFPLVEGDHLDEVKGWVHVKDLLKLVGRENPDLRSVRRELRVVPDTMPLDSLLTFFLKEHAHFALVVDEFGDSIGLVFLDDVLEQIVGDDIQDEFDQEEMREFVKTGKDTYAVNGAITLFDLADYLPEMDLDCPGVTTLGGYVISRMGYIPEEGEELRIGRYRAVVTGSDGRRITQILLARLPEEQEEE
- the rpsN gene encoding 30S ribosomal protein S14, which produces MAKKSWIARDKKKAETVKRYAELRAQLKAEKDYIGLTMLPRNASPTRTVNRCLVSGRRRAFIRRFKLSRISFRELANAGMIPGVTKSSW
- a CDS encoding FmdB family zinc ribbon protein produces the protein MPIYEYISENPDDPGQSCPVCRRGFELRRPVDRAPLEKCLVCKHPVRKVISRINVPEVTKPLSVSDAKAAGFTVLERRDKGVYEKL